DNA from Ficedula albicollis isolate OC2 chromosome 22, FicAlb1.5, whole genome shotgun sequence:
ACTGAAGAGGTTTGGGTGATGGTGGGATTTtctgcctggagctgtggtgtgggggctggcacagctcagcaggtgATGCTGCAGGAGATCTCAGAGCCTTgtgctgccccaggagagcaggaaccAGCTGGGATTGATGTGAGCAGGAACCAGCTGGAATTGAGGTGAGCAGGATCCAGGTGGGAAGTGATGTGAGCAGGAACCAGCTGGGATTGATGTGAGCAGGATCCAGGTGGGATTGATGTGAGCAGGAACCAGCTGGAATTGAGGTGAGCAGGATCCAGGTGGGAAGTGATGTGAGCAGGAACCAGCTGGGATTGATGTGAGCAGGATCCAGGTGGGATTGATGTGAGCAGGAACCAGCTGGAATTGAGGTGAGCAGGATCCATTGATGTGAGCAGGATCCAGCTGGGATTGATGTGAGCAGGAACCAGCTGGGATTGAGGTGAGCATCTCCAccacccagggctgtgcctccccaggcctggggctcctctgcctgcccaaATCCATGGATGTTTTGCCTGGGTGTCTCCAGCAAGGAgacaggcagctggaggagggacACCTCTGGTTTCTTTCTGTGAAGGCACAACGTGTCCATAACCCAAACTTCTGAGTGCAATTCTGACTGAGCAGCAGGAAGTGTTGGCCTGTTCTCCAGGTAACTTGAGCAGCTGAAAGAAGAGTTGAAATAAACACACCCAAAAAAGCTAAAGGATATTTTTGAGATTTCCTGGTTCAGAGCATGAACCATCCTCTaagctctgctctccttcctcccccttggcctgtgggcaggagcaggacactGGACAATACAAATCCTTGGCTCTGAACCTGCAGTTCCTGTGCATTTGTGCAGCTGCATTTGGGGTCTCTGAAAAGCTGGGTGTGTCCTCCTAGTTGGTTTTGGCACCAGTTTTACTCGTGGGTTTAGTTAAGTTTTTTAACTCCTCCTCGAgcatcttgtttttcttctccagctcctcccgcAAGCGCTCGGCGTtctccagcctcagctccagctccccacacttcttcttctcctgctccatctcctggcTCAGCCTCACCACTTTGGCCCAGGCTTCATAGTTCTCCTCCTGGAGACTGTGAAGGGAAACAGAGCATGAAAGGATTGGATTTTATTAGACTGGACTGGATTTTATTAGACTGGACTggattggattgggttggaCTGGACTGGATTTTATTAGACTGGACTggattggattgggttggaCTGGACTGGATTTTATTAGACTGGACTggattggattgggttggaCTGGACTGGATTTTATTAGACTGGACTggattggattgggttggaCTGGACTGGATTTTATTAGACTGGACTggattggattgggttggaCTGGACTGGATTTTATTAGACTGGACTggattggattgggttggaCTGGACTGGATTTTATTAGACTGGACTggattggattgggttggaCTGGACTGGATTTTATTAGACTGGACTggattggattgggttggaCTGGACTGGATTTTATTAGACTGGACTggattggattgggttggaCTGGACTGGATTTTATTAGACTGGACTggattggattgggttggaCTGGACTGGATTTTATTAGACTGGACTggattggattgggttggaCTGGACTGGATTTTATTAGACTGGACTggattggattgggttggaCTGGACTGGATTTTATTAGACTGGACTggattggattgggttggaCTGGACTGGATTTTATTAGACTGGACTggattggattgggttggaCTGGACTGGATTTTATTAGACTGGACTggattggattgggttggaCTGGACTGGATTTTATTAGACTGGACTggattggattgggttggaCTGGACTGGATTTTATTAGACTGGACTggattggattgggttggaCTGGACTGGATTTTATTAGACTGGACTggattggattgggttggaCTGGACTGGATTTTATTAGACTGGACTggattggattgggttggaTTGGTGGACTGGATTGGACTGGATTGGGTTGGATTGGACTGGATTGGACTGGATTGGGTTGGATTGGACTGGATTGGACTGGATTGGGTTGGATTGGACTGGATTGGACTGGATTGGGTTGGATTGGACTGGATTGGACTGGATTGGGTTGGattggattgggttgggttgggttggacTGGactgggttgggttggattgTATTGGGTTggattggattgggttggaTGGGATTGGACTGGATTGGACTGGGTTGGATTGGACTGGATTGGGTTGAACTGGACTAGACTGGATTGGACTGGATTGGGTTGGATTGGACTGGattggagggggggggggggggggggggggggggggggggggggggggggctagaTTGGACTGGACTGGATTGGACTGGATTGGATTGGactggatttgggctggaattgGATTTGGCTCTCAGGGATTCCCACTTCAGCCTCAAAACAAGCCAGAGATGCTGTCCTGAGCCCTTCAGTGGCCACATAACTTGATgcaataaatcaataaatgtGATACACGTCTATTGATAATGGGACAATAATCCTAATAAAATAACATGTGGGGCTGACGGTTACAACCAATGGTGCAATTATGCTACTGGTGAATTCTGGAGAGTCTAACAGGTCGATGTCATGGCAATAACAGGAATTCTGACCGTGCAAAGGAATGCAGGAACACCGGGGTGCCGTGGAATGACGTGATAAGAGCTGTGGAGCACTGATGTTGTAATAATCCATCACCCCCTGTGATGAGAGCACAGCTCGTGCAGTGCAGCTCAGTGATCTTTAGACAGCCTGCTAAACACTGTATTTTATCATTAATCACTGCTATTATACACTGCATGACACTGCTGGTAACCATCAGCGCAGCGCTTGCTGTCACGTTTCCcgctctgcagaaagcagctccctgcagttACCTTTTAATCTGCCCCTCGTAGTCGTTTCTCTGTGCCTCCATGTCCTTTTCCAGCTTGAGGATcgtgctctgcaggagctccctgctctcctgctcggggctgggctcctcagcggggctgctggtggcactggctgcctccctgggctcctggCCGGGGCTgaagcagggcaggaattccttctcggagatgctgctggcagggctggggctggagccgcTGCCCTCCCCGCTCTCTGCCTGGCAGGAGGGGCCACTGTCGAAGGCTGAAGCCCTGTGGAGGTCGAGCAGCTTGAAAAGATCATGAGACAGCGTTCTCTTGTGTCCCTCCGAGGGCAGGGGGCGGGCGCTGCCCTTCCAGAAGTCGCTGGCAAGGACGTCGCTCCTCTCCTTGCTGCCCCTCTCCCCCGGAGCCGCTGCCAGGAAGGATCTCCTCGTAGGCAAAGTCTGAGTTCTTTGCCTTGCCTGTGTTTTCCACGTCCCCTGGGTGTCTCTGGGCTCCGTGTCCTCCCCAGGGACGCTCGAGGtggcagctgggccaggggagctgctggaattggGGTGATCcctctgcaaaacagaaaagcagacaggtcacagccactgctgccactgcaggcTTTACAAAGGGCACATTTCAACATGCTGGAGGAATGGCCACGCTTTTCCCATAAAAATCCATTTAGAATTGCACCACATTTACCATTTTTGCAGAGATTCGTTTGAAGAAAAGCCTTTAATCCTCAATGTTTTCCCTTCACCAGCCTGAGCTGAAAAGGTTTCATGTGCTCGGCTGCTCACCAAAAAGCTTTGGGAGTTTTCACATTCCCCAGAACAGCAGATTTTCCACAGGAAAGTGGAAAGTTTATGTACATCATTTTCCTGATGTAAATATTCCAGGGGTGACAGACACAGCTTTTTAACCCATAAATAGCAAAAGCCTGTagggctggctgagctgccaCAGCGAACACACGCTCAATAACACAGCTTTGGTGATTCCTGGGCATCCATCCTCACCATTTGCCTTTGGCTGGAggctctgggggctgtgggctcctctgcagctccccagcccacGGAGCTGCGAGGGACAGGAGCTTTCTTCTCATCCGGGGCAGGTGGGGAGGGAGGCACATCCTTGGATGGGGGAAAGAGCTTCTCGTGGTCACTGATCAGCACAGTCATCACCTTCTGGACCTGGGGTGTGCCTGGAGGAACCAGAGATTGTCAGGGGCGAGCCCAGTGCCACGGGATCCCTCCCAGCACTTGGGTTTTCTGCTCGGTGTCTGAAAGGGAGATGGAACACAAAACAAGGAGCGGGATCATAAAGCCAAAGAAAGTAAATGCAATGAGTGAAAGGAAATGAGGAGCCACGTTTCTTTGAGTTTCCTCTGTTCCCCCAAGAAGGATTTTACACCTTCCTGCTCTAAGCAGCACAGAGATGATCTCACCAAATTCCTGAACCTGCTGAGCTCCATGAAGAGAACATGCAGTGGGgtgttttttgtcattttgtcaATTCCTGAGAGGTTTTTGCCATCACAAACACCTTTACAGCCCAACAAACACGTGGCTGGACTCTGTACTCACTGTGCCTGGGCACATTTCTGGCTTTCTATCAGCTGCACCACAGAAAATCTTTGATTTTGAGGCTGTGGATGCAGCTCAGGATTCAGCATGCCAGTTGTTCCCAGGGCACTTACTGCAGGAGTCCCTTTACCTCTCATGATAATTGCAGGGTCCTCTATCCTGGGTCTGATGAGGTTCACTCCAATCACCGTTGCCAGGTTATCCACACTCATCTTGTTGACGCTGGAGTTCAGTTGTATTTCATAGAGGAACCTGCCAGAATTCCAGAGCAAATATTTC
Protein-coding regions in this window:
- the ARHGAP25 gene encoding rho GTPase-activating protein 25 isoform X2 — encoded protein: MSLKLPRNWDFNLKMDAAKIARSRSVMSADPGSQPCPAPGPRPLKLGWLRKQRSIVKNWQLRFFVLQGQRLLYYKDEDDAKPQGCLSLQGSTIKVVATNPEEGGKFIFEIVPGLAGEPGRAGQDPCVLMASSQAEMEEWVKSIRRALGAAAGVFGQPLADTVAHEQKLGQPQVPVLVQKSAEFIREHGVAEEGIFRLPGQDNLVRRLRDAFDAGERPSFPRDTDVHTVASLFKLYLRELPEPVVPWLQYEDFLLCGQALEADETKGHQELLKQLSLLPRDNYNLLSYICRFLYEIQLNSSVNKMSVDNLATVIGVNLIRPRIEDPAIIMRGTPQVQKVMTVLISDHEKLFPPSKDVPPSPPAPDEKKAPVPRSSVGWGAAEEPTAPRASSQRQMRDHPNSSSSPGPAATSSVPGEDTEPRDTQGTWKTQARQRTQTLPTRRSFLAAAPGERGSKERSDVLASDFWKGSARPLPSEGHKRTLSHDLFKLLDLHRASAFDSGPSCQAESGEGSGSSPSPASSISEKEFLPCFSPGQEPREAASATSSPAEEPSPEQESRELLQSTILKLEKDMEAQRNDYEGQIKSLQEENYEAWAKVVRLSQEMEQEKKKCGELELRLENAERLREELEKKNKMLEEELKNLTKPTSKTGAKTN
- the ARHGAP25 gene encoding rho GTPase-activating protein 25 isoform X1, which gives rise to MSLKLPRNWDFNLKMDAAKIARSRSVMSADPGSQPCPAPGPRPLKLGWLRKQRSIVKNWQLRFFVLQGQRLLYYKDEDDAKPQGCLSLQGSTIKVVATNPEEGGKFIFEIVPGLAGEPGRAGQDPCVLMASSQAEMEEWVKSIRRALGAAAGAVFGQPLADTVAHEQKLGQPQVPVLVQKSAEFIREHGVAEEGIFRLPGQDNLVRRLRDAFDAGERPSFPRDTDVHTVASLFKLYLRELPEPVVPWLQYEDFLLCGQALEADETKGHQELLKQLSLLPRDNYNLLSYICRFLYEIQLNSSVNKMSVDNLATVIGVNLIRPRIEDPAIIMRGTPQVQKVMTVLISDHEKLFPPSKDVPPSPPAPDEKKAPVPRSSVGWGAAEEPTAPRASSQRQMRDHPNSSSSPGPAATSSVPGEDTEPRDTQGTWKTQARQRTQTLPTRRSFLAAAPGERGSKERSDVLASDFWKGSARPLPSEGHKRTLSHDLFKLLDLHRASAFDSGPSCQAESGEGSGSSPSPASSISEKEFLPCFSPGQEPREAASATSSPAEEPSPEQESRELLQSTILKLEKDMEAQRNDYEGQIKSLQEENYEAWAKVVRLSQEMEQEKKKCGELELRLENAERLREELEKKNKMLEEELKNLTKPTSKTGAKTN